From the genome of Brachyhypopomus gauderio isolate BG-103 chromosome 20, BGAUD_0.2, whole genome shotgun sequence, one region includes:
- the LOC143484146 gene encoding bromodomain-containing protein 4-like isoform X2, whose amino-acid sequence MGDTVEATPLISNPPPPETSIPARPPRHTNQLQYLQRVVLKTLWKHQFSWPFQAPVDAVNLCLPDYYDIIKTPMDMGTIKRRLENGYYWNAQECIQDFNTMFTNCYIYNKPGDDIVLMAEALEKLFLQKVSEMPQEEVEIHTASKRRSRPKLEPESFSVSSVTDIGPPFTLDCMSNTVATPIDTPVVMPMPNRALMQSATPLTKRKSQKRKADTTTPHATDQLGESSPGATELRPRRDSARPRPARRDLPDSVGEFGETAPPSPRSRPQLQYCEGILKEMLSKEHAAYAWPFYSPVDAKSLGLHDYHDIIKHPMDLSTIQAKLDHWKYPNAQAFAADVRLMFSNCYKYNPPDHDIVRMARTLQDVFEMRFAKIPDEPEDTPPQPTPSPGLHLASVRQQPAPALPASSSDESESSDDGSDQERAQRLAELQEQLKAVHEQLAALSQPQPIKPKKKEKERKEKEKRKEKLRKKSSGLPPLLGEGFSAESTPTPCQPIRKSKTGKDSILPKKTKKPERRDIKPSCSLSTSSLAPPCLVPSMELEEEGVSQGVADGCPIMSLEEKRQLSLDINRLPGNKLGRVVHIIQSREPTLKSSNPDEIEIDFETLKPSTLRELQRYVSACLKRKRTTGEKLSKIKMDSSGSSESSSSDSEDFSAGLSPEHRKKPRTEKEVKRLNHPAQAAVVHEPPPPSQTVVQSTVTFSYPTTTSQALEPSHLLGNGFDTVPPHGMSLAPSHSLCAPVHTLPHTLTHTPTETHLFLNQNSAPLPSPALHTALPQQPSRPSCHAAPLPPKPAPLPLSLPPKPPVTLPPRPPVTLPPRPPVTLPPRPPVTLPPKPPVTLPPRPPVTLPPKSSPLLPKPSSLSLPPKSSPLPLSLPPKPSPLPLSLPPAPALRPLVPLTPSLLGQLSAQPPQALLEDEEDEADEMPLPLSQAQLCLHTLQDDVQTTTQMSPPGTHTNVTQVDTLAHTAALLQASPLGPLKEPSDLKELSQHTAHHPTSVSPTLNTPVLVKQERLCSSPFSPSETKPNFSGGDLKTVESSGPRPSDITAQHHSAQIKHEAKTPIAPRKDMKMKSMGSWASLAQRPTSSSSSGSSLVRSSSDSFEQFRRAAREKEERERALQAERQRERARREQDKLRNSEELCEEVCKGPSESHTPPQQEIQTPLPQTPAPSHTQSRTNTPTTDQQRELARRREQERRRREVMAATIDMNFQSDLMAIFEENLF is encoded by the exons ATGGGGGACACTGTGGAAGCCACGCCCCTTATCTCCAACCCTCCACCCCCTGAGACAAGTATTCCCGCCCGGCCACCGAGACACACCAATCAGCTGCAGTATCTGCAGAGGGTAGTCCTGAAAACACTGTGGAAGCATCAGTTCTCATGGCCCTTCCAGGCACCTGTAGACGCCGTCAATCTGTGCCTgcct GACTACTATGACATCATAAAGACTCCCATGGACATGGGGACCATTAAGAGGAGACTGGAGAACGGGTACTACTGGAACGCCCAGGAGTGCATCCAGGACTTCAACACCATGTTCACCAACTGCTACATCTACAACaag ccgGGAGATGATATTGTGCTAATGGCAGAGGCTCTGGAGAAGTTGTTCTTGCAAAAGGTCTCTGAGATGCCTCAGGAGGAGGTTGAGATCCACACAGCATCAAAGAGGCGCAGCAGACCAAAACTGGAACCTG AatctttctctgtctcatctGTTACGGATATTGGCCCCCCCTTCACCCTTGACTGCATGTCCAACACTGTGGCGACACCCATCGACACTCCCGTTGTCATGCCGATGCCTAACAGAGCCCTGATGCAGAGTGCCACGCCCCTTACCAAG AGGAAGAGTCAGAAGAGGAAGGccgacaccaccaccccccatgCCACAGACCAGCTCGGCGAGTCTTCTCCGGGGGCTACGGAGCTCCGCCCCCGCCGAGACTCCGCCCGCCCCAGGCCAGCTCGGCGGGACCTGCCGGACTCGGTGGGGGAGTTCGGGGAGACGGCGCCCCCTAGCCCGCGCAGCAGGCCGCAGCTGCAGTACTGCGAGGGCATCCTGAAGGAGATGCTGTCGAAGGAGCATGCGGCCTACGCCTGGCCCTTCTACAGCCCTGTGGACGCCAAGAGCCTCGGGCTCCATGACTACCATGACATCATCAAGCACCCCATGGACCTCAGCACCATCCAG GCGAAGTTGGATCACTGGAAGTACCCCAACGCTCAGGCCTTTGCAGCGGATGTAAGGCTGATGTTCTCCAACTGTTACAAATACAACCCACCGGACCATGACATTGTGCGCATGGCCCGGACACTACAG GACGTCTTTGAGATGCGATTTGCTAAGATCCCTGATGAGCCAGAGGACACACCCCCTCAACCCACGCCTTCTCCTGGCCTCCACCTCGCGTCTGTCAGACAGCAGCCCGCCCCTGCCTTGCCCGCTAGCTCCTCTGACGAATCAGAGTCCTCAGATGATGGGTCAGACCAGGAGAGGGCTCAACGATTGGCTGAGCTTCaggaacag CTGAAAGCTGTCCACGAGCAGCTGGCAGCTCTGTCCCAGCCTCAGCCCATCAAGCCCAAGAAgaaggaaaaagagagaaaggagaaggagaagaggaaAGAGAAGCTCAGGAAGAAAAGCAGTGGACTGCCCCCTTTGCTGGGGGAGGGGTTTAGCGCAGAGAGCACACCCACACCATGCCAACCAATCAGGAAGAGCAAGACTGGCAAGGACTCGATCCTTCCGAAAAAGACCAAGAAGCCAGA AAGGAGGGATATCAAGCCTAGTTGTTCGTTGTCTACTTCTTCATTGGCTCCGCCCTGTCTGGTCCCTTCAATGGAGTTGGAGGAAGAGGGCGTGTCTCAGGGTGTCGCAGATGGATGTCCGATCATGTCTCTGGAGGAGAAGAGACAACTGAGTCTAGATATTAACAGGCTGCCTGGCAACAAACTTGGACGTGTAGTCCATATCATCCAATCACGGGAGCCGACACTGAAGAGCTCGAACCCAGATGAGATTGAGATAGACTTTGAGACGCTGAAACCATCGACGCTCCGTGAGCTGCAGAGATACGTCTCCGCCTGCCTcaagaggaagaggacaacag GTGAGAAGTTGAGCAAGATTAAGATGGACTCCTCAGGCAGTAGTGAGTCCAGCTCTTCAGACAGTGAGGATTTTtcagcag GGCTGAGCCCTGAGCACCGGAAGAAGCCTCGTACAGAAAAAGAGGTCAAAAGGTTGAACCATCCAGCGCAGGCCGCAGTGGTCCATgagcccccccctccctcccaaaCAGTAGTACAGTCCACTGTCACATTCTCCTACCCAACTACCACCAGCCAGGCGCTGGAACCGTCCCATCTCCTAGGCAACGGCTTCGATACAGTCCCCCCGCACGGCATGTCACTAGCGCCCTCGCACAGTCTCTGTGCACCagtacacactctcccacacactctcacacacacgccgaCTGAGACACACCTGTTCCTCAACCAGAACTCAgcgcccctcccctctccag ctctccACACTGCTTTGCCTCAACAACCCTCTCGACCAAGTTGCCAcgctgctcctcttcctccaaaaCCCgcacctcttcctctgtctcttcctcccaAACCTCCTGTCACGCTTCCTCCCAGACCTCCTGTCACGCTTCCTCCCAGACCTCCTGTCACGCTTCCTCCCAGACCTCCTGTCACTCTTCCTCCCAAACCTCCTGTCACGCTTCCTCCCAGACCTCCTGTCACGCTTCCTCCCAaatcctctcctcttctccccaaACCTTCTtcactctctcttccccctaaatcctcccctctccctctctctcttcctcccaagccatctcctcttcctctgtccctccctcctgctcctgCTCTGAGACCTTTGGTCCCCCTCACCCCTTCCCTGCTGGGACAGCTCTCCGCCCAGCCCCCTCAGGCCTTactggaggatgaggaggatgaggCAGATGAGATGCCTCTACCACTCAGTCAG gCACAGCTGTGTTTACACACTCTTCAGGACGATGTGCaaacaacaacacagatgtCTCCACCTGGCACACACACCAATGTGACGCAAGTggacacactcgcacacacagcagcactgctGCAGGCTTCCCCACTGG GTCCGCTGAAGGAGCCATCAGATCTGAAGGAGCTCTcccagcacacagcacaccaccccacctccgTCAGTCCAACCCTCAACACACCA GTTCTGGTGAAACAGGAGAGACTGTGTTCATCTCCATTCAGTCCATCTGAGACTAAACCTAACTTTAGTG GAGGTGACCTGAAGACTGTGGAGAGTTCTGGGCCCCGCCCCTCAGATATTACAGCTCAGCACCACTCTGCACAGATTAAACATGAGGCAAAAACACCCATCGCTCCCCggaag gataTGAAGATGAAGAGTATGGGTTCCTGGGCAAGTCTGGCTCAAAgacccacctcctcctcctcctccggctCCTCATTGGTGCGTTCGTCGAGTGACAGCTTTGAGCAGTTTCGCCGCGCTGCgcgggagaaggaggagagagagagggcgctGCAGGCCGAGCGGCAGAGGGAGCGCGCACGCAGGGAGCAGGACAAACTACG
- the LOC143484146 gene encoding bromodomain-containing protein 3-like isoform X5 — MGDTVEATPLISNPPPPETSIPARPPRHTNQLQYLQRVVLKTLWKHQFSWPFQAPVDAVNLCLPDYYDIIKTPMDMGTIKRRLENGYYWNAQECIQDFNTMFTNCYIYNKPGDDIVLMAEALEKLFLQKVSEMPQEEVEIHTASKRRSRPKLEPESFSVSSVTDIGPPFTLDCMSNTVATPIDTPVVMPMPNRALMQSATPLTKQRKSQKRKADTTTPHATDQLGESSPGATELRPRRDSARPRPARRDLPDSVGEFGETAPPSPRSRPQLQYCEGILKEMLSKEHAAYAWPFYSPVDAKSLGLHDYHDIIKHPMDLSTIQAKLDHWKYPNAQAFAADVRLMFSNCYKYNPPDHDIVRMARTLQDVFEMRFAKIPDEPEDTPPQPTPSPGLHLASVRQQPAPALPASSSDESESSDDGSDQERAQRLAELQEQLKAVHEQLAALSQPQPIKPKKKEKERKEKEKRKEKLRKKSSGLPPLLGEGFSAESTPTPCQPIRKSKTGKDSILPKKTKKPERRDIKPSCSLSTSSLAPPCLVPSMELEEEGVSQGVADGCPIMSLEEKRQLSLDINRLPGNKLGRVVHIIQSREPTLKSSNPDEIEIDFETLKPSTLRELQRYVSACLKRKRTTGEKLSKIKMDSSGSSESSSSDSEDFSAGLSPEHRKKPRTEKEVKRLNHPAQAAVVHEPPPPSQTVVQSTVTFSYPTTTSQALEPSHLLGNGFDTVPPHGMSLAPSHSLCAPVHTLPHTLTHTPTETHLFLNQNSAPLPSPALHTALPQQPSRPSCHAAPLPPKPAPLPLSLPPKPPVTLPPRPPVTLPPRPPVTLPPRPPVTLPPKPPVTLPPRPPVTLPPKSSPLLPKPSSLSLPPKSSPLPLSLPPKPSPLPLSLPPAPALRPLVPLTPSLLGQLSAQPPQALLEDEEDEADEMPLPLSQAQLCLHTLQDDVQTTTQMSPPGTHTNVTQVDTLAHTAALLQASPLGPLKEPSDLKELSQHTAHHPTSVSPTLNTPVLVKQERLCSSPFSPSETKPNFSV, encoded by the exons ATGGGGGACACTGTGGAAGCCACGCCCCTTATCTCCAACCCTCCACCCCCTGAGACAAGTATTCCCGCCCGGCCACCGAGACACACCAATCAGCTGCAGTATCTGCAGAGGGTAGTCCTGAAAACACTGTGGAAGCATCAGTTCTCATGGCCCTTCCAGGCACCTGTAGACGCCGTCAATCTGTGCCTgcct GACTACTATGACATCATAAAGACTCCCATGGACATGGGGACCATTAAGAGGAGACTGGAGAACGGGTACTACTGGAACGCCCAGGAGTGCATCCAGGACTTCAACACCATGTTCACCAACTGCTACATCTACAACaag ccgGGAGATGATATTGTGCTAATGGCAGAGGCTCTGGAGAAGTTGTTCTTGCAAAAGGTCTCTGAGATGCCTCAGGAGGAGGTTGAGATCCACACAGCATCAAAGAGGCGCAGCAGACCAAAACTGGAACCTG AatctttctctgtctcatctGTTACGGATATTGGCCCCCCCTTCACCCTTGACTGCATGTCCAACACTGTGGCGACACCCATCGACACTCCCGTTGTCATGCCGATGCCTAACAGAGCCCTGATGCAGAGTGCCACGCCCCTTACCAAG CAGAGGAAGAGTCAGAAGAGGAAGGccgacaccaccaccccccatgCCACAGACCAGCTCGGCGAGTCTTCTCCGGGGGCTACGGAGCTCCGCCCCCGCCGAGACTCCGCCCGCCCCAGGCCAGCTCGGCGGGACCTGCCGGACTCGGTGGGGGAGTTCGGGGAGACGGCGCCCCCTAGCCCGCGCAGCAGGCCGCAGCTGCAGTACTGCGAGGGCATCCTGAAGGAGATGCTGTCGAAGGAGCATGCGGCCTACGCCTGGCCCTTCTACAGCCCTGTGGACGCCAAGAGCCTCGGGCTCCATGACTACCATGACATCATCAAGCACCCCATGGACCTCAGCACCATCCAG GCGAAGTTGGATCACTGGAAGTACCCCAACGCTCAGGCCTTTGCAGCGGATGTAAGGCTGATGTTCTCCAACTGTTACAAATACAACCCACCGGACCATGACATTGTGCGCATGGCCCGGACACTACAG GACGTCTTTGAGATGCGATTTGCTAAGATCCCTGATGAGCCAGAGGACACACCCCCTCAACCCACGCCTTCTCCTGGCCTCCACCTCGCGTCTGTCAGACAGCAGCCCGCCCCTGCCTTGCCCGCTAGCTCCTCTGACGAATCAGAGTCCTCAGATGATGGGTCAGACCAGGAGAGGGCTCAACGATTGGCTGAGCTTCaggaacag CTGAAAGCTGTCCACGAGCAGCTGGCAGCTCTGTCCCAGCCTCAGCCCATCAAGCCCAAGAAgaaggaaaaagagagaaaggagaaggagaagaggaaAGAGAAGCTCAGGAAGAAAAGCAGTGGACTGCCCCCTTTGCTGGGGGAGGGGTTTAGCGCAGAGAGCACACCCACACCATGCCAACCAATCAGGAAGAGCAAGACTGGCAAGGACTCGATCCTTCCGAAAAAGACCAAGAAGCCAGA AAGGAGGGATATCAAGCCTAGTTGTTCGTTGTCTACTTCTTCATTGGCTCCGCCCTGTCTGGTCCCTTCAATGGAGTTGGAGGAAGAGGGCGTGTCTCAGGGTGTCGCAGATGGATGTCCGATCATGTCTCTGGAGGAGAAGAGACAACTGAGTCTAGATATTAACAGGCTGCCTGGCAACAAACTTGGACGTGTAGTCCATATCATCCAATCACGGGAGCCGACACTGAAGAGCTCGAACCCAGATGAGATTGAGATAGACTTTGAGACGCTGAAACCATCGACGCTCCGTGAGCTGCAGAGATACGTCTCCGCCTGCCTcaagaggaagaggacaacag GTGAGAAGTTGAGCAAGATTAAGATGGACTCCTCAGGCAGTAGTGAGTCCAGCTCTTCAGACAGTGAGGATTTTtcagcag GGCTGAGCCCTGAGCACCGGAAGAAGCCTCGTACAGAAAAAGAGGTCAAAAGGTTGAACCATCCAGCGCAGGCCGCAGTGGTCCATgagcccccccctccctcccaaaCAGTAGTACAGTCCACTGTCACATTCTCCTACCCAACTACCACCAGCCAGGCGCTGGAACCGTCCCATCTCCTAGGCAACGGCTTCGATACAGTCCCCCCGCACGGCATGTCACTAGCGCCCTCGCACAGTCTCTGTGCACCagtacacactctcccacacactctcacacacacgccgaCTGAGACACACCTGTTCCTCAACCAGAACTCAgcgcccctcccctctccag ctctccACACTGCTTTGCCTCAACAACCCTCTCGACCAAGTTGCCAcgctgctcctcttcctccaaaaCCCgcacctcttcctctgtctcttcctcccaAACCTCCTGTCACGCTTCCTCCCAGACCTCCTGTCACGCTTCCTCCCAGACCTCCTGTCACGCTTCCTCCCAGACCTCCTGTCACTCTTCCTCCCAAACCTCCTGTCACGCTTCCTCCCAGACCTCCTGTCACGCTTCCTCCCAaatcctctcctcttctccccaaACCTTCTtcactctctcttccccctaaatcctcccctctccctctctctcttcctcccaagccatctcctcttcctctgtccctccctcctgctcctgCTCTGAGACCTTTGGTCCCCCTCACCCCTTCCCTGCTGGGACAGCTCTCCGCCCAGCCCCCTCAGGCCTTactggaggatgaggaggatgaggCAGATGAGATGCCTCTACCACTCAGTCAG gCACAGCTGTGTTTACACACTCTTCAGGACGATGTGCaaacaacaacacagatgtCTCCACCTGGCACACACACCAATGTGACGCAAGTggacacactcgcacacacagcagcactgctGCAGGCTTCCCCACTGG GTCCGCTGAAGGAGCCATCAGATCTGAAGGAGCTCTcccagcacacagcacaccaccccacctccgTCAGTCCAACCCTCAACACACCA GTTCTGGTGAAACAGGAGAGACTGTGTTCATCTCCATTCAGTCCATCTGAGACTAAACCTAACTTTAGTG tctga